Proteins encoded in a region of the Saccharothrix ecbatanensis genome:
- a CDS encoding TetR/AcrR family transcriptional regulator, with the protein MPSAPSGPPPRRRNREATRAALLASARARFARDGYAPTNVRDIAADAGVDATLVFRYFGSKRKLFDECSAQDTRAAEAVLHGPPEQLPTRLLEAILAHDWPESAGEHPFIAMLRSAGDEAIRSRLHEHVCSTYVANLRTLCDGPDADLRAELFSAWLLGISVLRSVVRSDALSSTTMREVSPHFEHVAEVLLGHRES; encoded by the coding sequence TTGCCCTCGGCACCGAGCGGTCCGCCACCGCGCAGGCGCAACCGCGAGGCGACCCGCGCGGCGTTGCTGGCCTCGGCGCGGGCCCGGTTCGCGCGCGACGGCTACGCCCCGACCAACGTCCGCGACATCGCCGCCGACGCCGGCGTGGACGCGACCCTGGTGTTCCGCTACTTCGGCAGCAAACGCAAGCTGTTCGACGAGTGCTCCGCGCAGGACACCCGTGCGGCCGAGGCGGTGCTGCACGGCCCGCCCGAGCAGTTGCCGACACGGCTGCTGGAGGCGATCCTGGCCCACGACTGGCCGGAATCCGCGGGCGAGCACCCGTTCATCGCGATGCTGCGCTCCGCGGGCGACGAGGCGATCCGCAGCCGGCTGCACGAGCACGTGTGCAGCACCTACGTGGCCAACCTCCGCACGCTGTGCGACGGCCCCGACGCGGACCTGCGGGCCGAGCTGTTCAGCGCGTGGCTGCTCGGGATCAGCGTGCTCCGCTCCGTCGTGCGCAGCGACGCCCTGTCCTCGACCACCATGCGCGAGGTGTCGCCCCACTTCGAGCACGTGGCCGAAGTGCTGCTGGGCCACCGGGAAAGCTGA
- a CDS encoding helix-turn-helix transcriptional regulator — MLVEREEHLNQFAERLDRLAEGAGGTVVVSGPVASGRTRLFRSFLSDVAERSAPGRDLAGTLVLTATGSPATGLLPFGLLTPVLTALRLQPDLLYEIESCVDAPLADGVLKPEAVSLAHRVAEAVLALAVERPVVLAVDDAQDGDELSLECLAYMARRLVAARMLLAVAVRTGIGHRGPVHAALLHEGIGRGLRLAPLSERGVTTLVADRLGRSAADRGAADFFAVTAGNCLLVNAVIEDHVARTGGLPLQRGTRLAVGEAYGRAVLACLDRGGADARRVAEVLAVLGGDKSAAMLADLAGVDKRGLFDALESLEEVGLLNGRAFRHPIARSTVLARLTTADRAEVHLRAAAHVQRNEGLVDEVVDHFLAAGEVRDQASVSLLQCVAEQALIADDVERATRCLRLAAAHCADERQRAAIVGRLASVVWRSSTTAVAQNHLKVLIEAMCDGILPDSQVPAVLRYLLWHGRVDEAVEAMSCLYGGGSTAEEVDSLQWWLRHCYPPLAERMPPRPDNVDEAAPATPGTAGAGRAMAAQLIRGLLAGDDPEEVAIIAQQVLQSCALGEDTIESLATALISLTYVDRLDLAQPWCDELVERAHERRAPTWAAVLGAVRADIALRAGDLAGAVRFGREALETMPAHNWGTNIGLVRAPLIVAHTRMDEYEEAAEQLRQPLPDGMFESRFGLHYLFARGQYYQAVDRPYAALTDFRACGDLLTKWGMDVSGIVAWRSAAAQCHLALGEPDQSRALAEAQLARSPRMSRSAGLALRVLATTAPPAQRVPLLEAAVDAFVRCGARFHLARALLDLGNTHHDLGDDEKARMTIRQAQRVAKECRARRLEREVPLQRVAEEETTMRRWEQPAGELSDAERRVATLAGLGHTNRQIADKLYVTISTVEQHLTRTYRKLGISRRSDITTVLRLQVVQAL; from the coding sequence TTGCTTGTCGAGCGAGAGGAACACCTGAACCAGTTCGCCGAACGCCTGGACCGACTCGCGGAAGGCGCGGGTGGCACAGTCGTGGTCAGCGGCCCGGTTGCCAGCGGTAGAACGCGCCTCTTCCGGTCGTTCTTGTCCGACGTCGCCGAGCGCAGTGCGCCCGGACGCGACCTAGCGGGCACGCTCGTGCTCACCGCCACCGGTTCGCCCGCCACCGGGCTGTTACCGTTCGGGCTGCTCACGCCAGTGCTCACCGCGCTGAGACTGCAGCCCGACCTGCTCTACGAGATCGAGTCCTGCGTGGACGCGCCACTCGCGGACGGCGTGCTCAAGCCCGAGGCCGTGAGCCTGGCCCACCGCGTCGCCGAGGCGGTGCTGGCACTGGCCGTCGAACGGCCTGTGGTGCTCGCGGTGGACGACGCGCAAGACGGCGACGAACTGTCCCTGGAGTGCCTGGCGTACATGGCCCGCAGGCTGGTCGCCGCCCGCATGCTGCTCGCGGTAGCCGTGCGCACGGGCATCGGCCACCGCGGTCCGGTGCACGCCGCACTGCTCCATGAAGGCATCGGTCGCGGGCTGCGGCTCGCGCCGCTGAGCGAGCGCGGTGTCACCACCCTGGTCGCCGACCGGCTCGGCCGGTCTGCCGCGGACCGCGGAGCCGCCGACTTCTTCGCCGTCACCGCGGGTAACTGCCTGCTGGTCAACGCGGTCATAGAGGACCACGTCGCGCGAACGGGCGGCTTGCCACTCCAGCGCGGCACGCGGCTCGCGGTCGGCGAAGCCTACGGCCGTGCCGTGCTCGCATGCCTTGACCGCGGTGGAGCCGACGCCCGCCGCGTCGCCGAGGTGCTGGCCGTCCTCGGAGGTGACAAGTCGGCTGCGATGCTCGCCGACTTGGCGGGCGTGGACAAGCGGGGCCTGTTCGACGCGCTGGAGTCGCTGGAGGAGGTCGGGCTGCTCAACGGCCGCGCGTTCCGCCACCCGATCGCCCGCAGCACCGTGCTGGCCCGACTCACGACCGCAGACCGCGCCGAGGTGCACCTGCGTGCGGCTGCCCACGTGCAGCGCAACGAGGGCTTGGTGGACGAGGTGGTCGACCACTTCCTCGCGGCGGGCGAGGTCCGCGACCAAGCGTCGGTCAGCCTGCTTCAGTGCGTTGCCGAGCAGGCGTTGATCGCCGACGACGTCGAGCGCGCCACGCGGTGCCTGCGGTTGGCCGCCGCGCACTGCGCCGACGAGCGGCAGCGCGCCGCCATCGTCGGCAGGCTGGCCTCGGTGGTGTGGCGCAGTAGCACCACCGCCGTGGCACAGAACCACCTGAAGGTGCTGATCGAGGCAATGTGCGACGGCATCTTGCCGGACTCCCAGGTGCCCGCCGTGCTGCGCTACCTCCTGTGGCACGGACGTGTCGACGAGGCGGTCGAGGCCATGAGCTGCCTGTATGGCGGTGGCTCCACCGCCGAGGAGGTCGATTCACTCCAGTGGTGGCTCCGGCACTGCTACCCGCCGTTGGCCGAGCGCATGCCGCCCCGCCCGGACAACGTCGACGAGGCCGCGCCCGCCACGCCGGGCACCGCGGGCGCCGGTCGCGCGATGGCGGCGCAGTTGATCAGGGGACTGCTCGCTGGAGACGACCCCGAGGAGGTGGCCATCATCGCGCAGCAGGTGCTCCAGAGCTGCGCGCTGGGAGAGGACACCATCGAGAGCTTGGCGACCGCGCTGATCTCGCTGACTTACGTGGACCGCCTCGACCTTGCGCAACCGTGGTGCGACGAGCTGGTGGAGCGCGCCCACGAGCGGCGCGCCCCCACGTGGGCGGCCGTGCTGGGCGCGGTCCGCGCGGACATCGCGCTGCGCGCGGGCGACCTGGCGGGTGCGGTCCGGTTCGGTCGCGAGGCGCTGGAGACGATGCCGGCGCACAACTGGGGCACCAACATCGGTCTGGTGCGGGCGCCGCTTATCGTCGCCCACACCCGCATGGACGAGTACGAGGAGGCGGCCGAGCAGTTGCGGCAGCCGCTGCCCGACGGCATGTTCGAGTCGCGCTTCGGGCTGCACTACCTGTTCGCCCGCGGCCAGTACTACCAGGCGGTGGACCGGCCCTACGCGGCGCTGACCGACTTCCGGGCGTGCGGTGACCTGCTGACCAAGTGGGGCATGGACGTGTCGGGCATCGTCGCGTGGCGCTCCGCCGCGGCCCAGTGCCACCTGGCGCTGGGCGAGCCCGACCAGAGCCGCGCGCTGGCCGAGGCGCAACTGGCCCGCTCGCCGCGCATGTCCCGCTCAGCGGGACTCGCGCTGCGGGTGCTGGCGACGACCGCGCCACCGGCGCAGCGCGTGCCGCTGCTGGAGGCCGCGGTGGACGCGTTCGTCCGCTGCGGCGCCAGGTTCCACCTGGCGCGGGCGCTGCTGGACCTGGGGAACACCCACCACGACCTCGGCGACGACGAGAAGGCGCGGATGACCATCCGGCAGGCGCAGCGCGTCGCGAAGGAGTGTCGGGCGCGGCGGCTGGAGCGCGAAGTGCCCCTCCAGCGCGTTGCCGAGGAAGAGACAACCATGCGGCGGTGGGAGCAACCAGCAGGGGAGCTGAGCGACGCCGAGCGCAGAGTGGCGACCCTCGCGGGTCTCGGCCACACCAACCGGCAGATCGCGGACAAGCTCTACGTCACGATCAGCACCGTGGAGCAGCACCTGACCCGCACCTACCGCAAGCTCGGCATCAGCCGCCGCTCCGACATCACGACGGTGCTGCGGCTCCAGGTGGTGCAGGCGCTGTA
- a CDS encoding nuclear transport factor 2 family protein, whose product MGRTAPAQEAANLAFVERWVELHNTDPLRMVEECYARDAVIEVPGVERFGVERLRALEESGPPRRTRVLRTIASGEVVVVEGSTATLSDGEPGPEVRWCVVLTIRDGVIVSDHAYLNTHQPTPG is encoded by the coding sequence ATGGGGCGGACGGCTCCGGCACAGGAGGCGGCGAACCTCGCGTTCGTCGAGCGGTGGGTCGAACTGCACAACACCGACCCGCTGCGCATGGTGGAGGAGTGCTACGCCCGCGACGCGGTGATCGAGGTGCCCGGCGTCGAGCGGTTCGGCGTCGAGAGGCTGCGGGCGCTGGAGGAGTCGGGTCCGCCGCGTCGGACGCGGGTGCTGCGGACCATCGCATCGGGGGAGGTTGTGGTGGTGGAAGGCTCTACGGCGACGCTTTCGGACGGCGAGCCCGGTCCGGAGGTGCGGTGGTGCGTGGTGCTCACCATCCGCGACGGCGTGATCGTGTCCGACCACGCCTATCTCAACACCCACCAGCCCACGCCGGGTTGA
- a CDS encoding FAD-dependent monooxygenase, protein MTALRPKRALVVGAGISGMATALRLSQVGWEPLVVERSPTRRTGGYFTVFMADGFEPSRRLGVIDGIRDRADPQGRFLEMDRRGRLVPGMNPAAMMPMDPSYTVLRGDVEKALYDALRPRAEIRFGVEPLALRLGRDHVEVDLTDGVTERFDLVVGADGMHSTIREQVFGPEDLYRRDFNHVVAACLLDRPLPWLRAGDNLLVVDTRRSVAVQVFRDHDPVAMFMYCHPWPAAEIRKRPAAALREVYGDFAGPVVPDLLDALERAESTLFDQISQIHLSSWSRGRVVLVGDSAWSLTLYSGFGSSLGIAGGELLGTLLAEHGDDVAAALGTWEHRLRPVVTKHQKSAHFAKNFLLPPSSPARLLRRAVVRTAASRAGGKLFQALLPASRATRAAGASKNPIGGTAR, encoded by the coding sequence ATGACAGCACTGCGGCCAAAACGCGCCCTCGTGGTCGGCGCCGGCATTTCCGGCATGGCGACTGCGCTGCGCCTGTCCCAGGTCGGCTGGGAGCCGCTGGTGGTGGAGCGGTCCCCGACCCGACGCACCGGCGGTTACTTCACCGTCTTCATGGCCGACGGGTTCGAGCCCTCCAGACGGCTGGGAGTGATCGACGGCATCCGCGACCGGGCCGACCCCCAAGGTCGGTTCCTGGAGATGGACCGCCGCGGCAGGCTCGTGCCGGGGATGAACCCCGCCGCGATGATGCCGATGGACCCGTCCTACACCGTGCTGCGCGGCGACGTGGAGAAGGCGCTCTACGACGCGCTGCGCCCACGGGCGGAGATCCGCTTCGGCGTCGAACCCCTGGCTCTCAGGCTGGGGCGCGACCACGTCGAGGTGGACCTGACCGACGGCGTCACGGAGCGCTTCGACCTGGTCGTGGGAGCCGACGGCATGCACTCCACGATCCGCGAGCAGGTCTTCGGCCCCGAGGACCTCTACCGCCGCGACTTCAACCACGTCGTCGCGGCCTGCCTGCTGGACCGGCCGCTGCCGTGGCTGCGCGCGGGCGACAACCTGCTGGTGGTCGACACGCGGCGGTCCGTGGCGGTGCAGGTGTTCCGCGACCACGACCCGGTCGCGATGTTCATGTACTGCCACCCGTGGCCCGCCGCCGAGATCCGCAAGCGACCGGCGGCGGCATTGCGCGAGGTCTACGGCGACTTCGCCGGACCGGTGGTGCCCGACCTGCTCGACGCCCTCGAACGCGCCGAGTCCACGCTGTTCGACCAGATCAGCCAGATCCACCTGAGCAGTTGGAGCCGCGGTCGGGTGGTGCTGGTGGGGGACTCGGCGTGGTCCCTGACCCTGTACTCGGGGTTCGGTTCTTCGCTGGGCATCGCGGGTGGTGAGCTGCTCGGCACCCTGCTCGCCGAACACGGCGACGACGTGGCGGCGGCGCTGGGCACGTGGGAGCACCGGCTGCGGCCGGTGGTCACCAAGCACCAGAAGAGCGCCCACTTCGCCAAGAACTTCCTGCTGCCGCCCAGCAGTCCTGCCCGTCTCCTGCGCAGGGCCGTGGTTCGCACCGCGGCCAGCCGCGCGGGCGGGAAGCTTTTCCAAGCGCTGCTGCCCGCGTCACGTGCGACGCGGGCAGCGGGCGCGTCAAAGAACCCGATCGGAGGAACTGCACGATGA
- a CDS encoding SDR family NAD(P)-dependent oxidoreductase produces MKTFVISGGTDGIGKAVALARLEQGDQVVVLGRNAEKGAAILAEAERLGAAERGHFIQVDLTGVAATRAAIAEIRSRFGAVDGLVLCAQHFRSERLVTAEGFENTFAVYYLSRFLLSHEMVDLLEAAPSPVVVNVCGPGIPMGEVRWNDLGREREYAGLDALMQGSRLNDLLGVGFTQVNPSSAVRYVLLNPGGVRTSFSGEYDQVMAEQIEAMRKVAKPVEEGILPILAVLDTPPTAPLTASMMGDPLPLDGSAFDAEDARKLHELTIGLLAVRTG; encoded by the coding sequence GTGAAGACGTTCGTCATCTCGGGCGGCACGGACGGCATCGGCAAGGCTGTGGCGCTCGCGCGCCTGGAGCAGGGCGACCAGGTGGTCGTCCTGGGCCGCAACGCCGAGAAGGGCGCGGCGATCCTGGCCGAGGCCGAACGGCTGGGCGCCGCCGAACGCGGCCACTTCATCCAGGTCGACCTCACCGGCGTCGCGGCCACCCGTGCCGCCATCGCCGAGATCCGGTCCCGCTTCGGCGCGGTCGACGGCCTCGTCCTGTGCGCGCAGCACTTCCGCTCCGAGCGCCTGGTGACCGCCGAGGGCTTCGAGAACACCTTCGCCGTGTACTACCTGAGCCGCTTCCTGCTCAGCCACGAGATGGTCGACCTGCTGGAGGCCGCGCCGTCGCCGGTCGTGGTCAACGTCTGCGGACCGGGCATCCCGATGGGCGAGGTCCGCTGGAACGACCTTGGACGCGAGCGCGAGTACGCCGGACTCGACGCCCTGATGCAGGGCAGCAGGCTCAACGACCTGCTCGGCGTCGGCTTCACCCAGGTCAACCCCAGCTCGGCCGTCCGCTACGTCCTGCTCAACCCCGGAGGCGTCAGGACCAGCTTCTCCGGCGAGTACGACCAGGTCATGGCCGAGCAGATCGAGGCCATGCGCAAGGTCGCCAAGCCGGTCGAGGAAGGCATCCTCCCGATCCTCGCCGTGCTGGACACCCCGCCCACCGCACCGCTGACGGCCTCGATGATGGGCGACCCGCTGCCACTGGACGGCTCCGCGTTCGACGCCGAGGACGCCCGCAAGCTGCACGAGTTGACCATCGGACTGCTCGCAGTCCGCACCGGGTAA